One Caldanaerobius fijiensis DSM 17918 genomic window carries:
- a CDS encoding flagellar biosynthesis protein FlhF produces MMIKKYIVSDMLEAHMKIKAELGEDAIILYTARRREKGIKGLFKKAKIEVIAAVENKQDDLNLRSIKKDIEIIKREIHVQKSANDADDNIYDNLLKKGFSPNVAREISAMYKNGEDTSDLKNYFIRKIGFASPLKLNSKPTVVLFVGPTGVGKTTTIAKMAANYVLNYNKNVAFVTADTYRIAAAEQLKIYADMIGAPIKVVDNSFELSLAIKSFEDKDIIFIDTAGRNHRSQYQMQNLRELIKNVKIDEVYLVINSSAKYIDISRILKEFSFLKYKIIFTKLDEAENLCGILETRYLTDAPFSYVTTGQSVPDDIELLNPAKVVEEILGGD; encoded by the coding sequence ATGATGATAAAAAAATATATTGTAAGCGATATGCTTGAGGCACATATGAAAATAAAAGCTGAGCTGGGGGAGGATGCCATAATCCTTTACACAGCGAGGCGCAGAGAAAAGGGCATAAAGGGTCTATTCAAAAAGGCTAAAATCGAGGTTATAGCTGCGGTGGAAAATAAACAGGATGATTTGAATTTGAGGTCCATTAAAAAGGATATAGAGATTATAAAAAGAGAAATACATGTTCAAAAAAGTGCGAATGATGCCGATGATAATATATATGATAATTTATTAAAGAAAGGATTCAGTCCCAATGTAGCAAGGGAAATCTCAGCAATGTATAAGAATGGCGAGGATACGAGCGATTTGAAAAATTATTTCATCAGAAAGATTGGTTTTGCCTCACCGCTAAAGCTGAATTCAAAGCCTACTGTTGTGCTTTTTGTGGGGCCTACAGGGGTAGGGAAAACCACTACTATTGCCAAAATGGCTGCTAACTATGTGTTAAATTACAATAAAAACGTAGCATTTGTAACGGCTGATACTTATAGGATTGCTGCCGCTGAACAGCTCAAAATCTATGCAGATATGATTGGTGCGCCTATCAAAGTGGTTGACAATAGCTTTGAATTGTCTCTTGCTATAAAGTCTTTCGAGGATAAAGATATTATATTTATAGATACAGCGGGAAGAAATCACCGAAGCCAGTATCAGATGCAAAATCTCAGAGAACTAATTAAAAATGTCAAAATAGATGAAGTATACCTGGTGATCAACTCATCAGCTAAATATATTGATATTTCCAGGATTCTTAAGGAATTTTCTTTTTTAAAATATAAGATCATTTTTACAAAATTAGATGAAGCAGAAAATCTTTGCGGTATATTGGAGACAAGGTATTTGACAGATGCCCCTTTTTCATATGTCACAACAGGTCAAAGCGTTCCCGATGATATTGAGCTGTTGAATCCGGCGAAGGTTGTAGAGGAGATTTTGGGAGGAGATTAA
- the flhA gene encoding flagellar biosynthesis protein FlhA — MKYGDIAVSVIILVVILMIIIPLPPRVLDVMITLNISLSIMILLTTMFINKSLDFSIFPSLLLITTLFRLALNISSTRLILKDGYAGDVIQAFGSFVIGGNIVVGLIVFLIIIVVQFIVITRGAERVAEVAARFTLDAMPGKQMAIDADLNTGIINDAEAKRRRQEIQREADFYGAMDGASKFVKGDAIASIIITLINIIGGIVIGLVFNTGMDIAAVFNKYTILTVGDGLVSQIPALLVSTATGIIVTRAASDSNLGNDVLKQLLVQPRILMIASAFLFAMGLIGLPKLPNFIMAGIFGYLGYTLKQSYKVNELKETQAKGAKEAEEMKKIENVLPLVKVDPIELEFGYGLIPFADANQAGNLLDRVVMIRRQLALELGVVIPMVRLRDNIQLGNNEYAIKIRGNVVAKASVIPDSYLAMNPGGAKEDIMGIKTVEPVFGLPAIWISQSQIEKAEMSGYTVVDPTSVIATHLTEVLKRHIHEILTRQDVQQLIDNIRPDNNALIDELIPKNMSLGDVQKVLCNLLRERIPVRDMVTILETLADYSPIVKDVDLLTEYVRQSLKRTITGIYAVDNKIYAITLDPNLEKLIADSIKKTEMGSYLSLDPGKINAIVNNIAEGLKKFVSAEQQPVILTSPVIRPYVRQITEPVFRDLPVLSYNELLPEIAINVLWKVNVP, encoded by the coding sequence TTGAAGTACGGGGATATTGCGGTATCCGTCATTATACTTGTTGTCATTTTGATGATAATAATACCCCTTCCTCCACGCGTATTGGACGTCATGATAACGCTTAATATATCGCTTTCAATTATGATATTGCTTACAACCATGTTTATAAACAAATCCCTGGACTTTTCCATATTTCCGTCTCTGTTGCTTATAACCACCTTATTCAGACTGGCGCTAAATATATCCAGCACGAGGCTTATCTTGAAGGATGGGTATGCCGGAGATGTCATACAGGCCTTTGGTAGCTTTGTAATAGGAGGGAATATCGTCGTAGGCCTTATTGTGTTCCTGATTATCATCGTAGTACAGTTTATCGTTATAACAAGAGGAGCTGAAAGGGTTGCGGAGGTAGCCGCCAGGTTCACACTTGATGCTATGCCTGGGAAACAGATGGCAATAGACGCAGACCTCAATACCGGGATTATAAATGATGCTGAGGCCAAAAGGAGGAGGCAGGAAATACAAAGAGAGGCAGATTTTTATGGTGCAATGGATGGCGCCAGTAAATTTGTAAAAGGGGATGCCATAGCCAGTATAATTATAACACTTATAAATATCATAGGAGGCATAGTTATAGGTCTCGTTTTCAATACGGGGATGGACATAGCAGCGGTATTTAATAAGTATACCATATTGACGGTGGGAGACGGGCTTGTATCCCAGATACCTGCACTTCTCGTATCTACAGCCACGGGTATAATTGTGACCAGGGCTGCTTCTGATTCTAACCTGGGAAATGATGTATTAAAGCAATTGCTTGTACAGCCCAGGATTTTGATGATCGCGTCAGCGTTTCTGTTTGCTATGGGCTTAATAGGATTACCCAAATTGCCTAATTTTATAATGGCAGGTATCTTTGGCTATCTTGGCTATACTTTAAAACAGTCGTATAAGGTAAATGAATTGAAGGAAACGCAAGCAAAAGGTGCTAAAGAAGCGGAAGAGATGAAAAAAATTGAAAATGTGCTGCCGCTGGTGAAAGTTGACCCTATTGAACTGGAGTTTGGATATGGACTTATACCTTTTGCTGATGCCAACCAGGCCGGTAATCTCCTCGATAGGGTTGTTATGATAAGGAGACAGCTGGCCCTGGAGCTGGGCGTTGTGATTCCTATGGTTAGATTAAGGGATAATATACAACTTGGTAACAACGAGTATGCCATAAAGATTCGAGGCAATGTCGTTGCAAAAGCCAGTGTCATACCCGATAGTTATTTGGCTATGAATCCAGGAGGTGCCAAAGAGGACATTATGGGCATCAAGACCGTCGAACCTGTCTTTGGGCTTCCAGCTATTTGGATAAGTCAATCGCAGATCGAAAAAGCTGAAATGTCAGGGTATACCGTGGTCGATCCTACATCTGTTATAGCAACGCATCTGACAGAGGTCCTAAAAAGGCATATTCATGAGATACTGACAAGACAGGATGTTCAGCAGCTCATAGATAATATTAGGCCGGATAATAATGCCTTGATAGATGAACTTATACCTAAAAATATGTCTTTGGGAGACGTACAAAAGGTATTGTGCAATCTCTTGAGGGAGCGAATACCCGTAAGAGATATGGTGACCATATTAGAGACGTTGGCTGATTACAGCCCTATCGTAAAGGATGTAGACCTGTTGACGGAGTATGTAAGACAATCGCTTAAGAGGACGATTACAGGTATTTATGCAGTTGATAACAAGATCTATGCTATAACGTTGGATCCAAATCTGGAAAAACTTATTGCCGATTCTATAAAAAAGACAGAGATGGGGTCTTATTTATCACTGGATCCCGGCAAAATCAATGCTATAGTAAATAATATAGCAGAGGGACTAAAAAAATTTGTCTCGGCAGAACAGCAGCCTGTCATTCTCACATCACCGGTAATAAGACCCTATGTTAGACAGATCACTGAACCCGTATTCAGGGACTTACCAGTATTATCGTACAATGAATTATTGCCTGAAATTGCAATTAATGTGCTATGGAAGGTGAATGTACCATGA
- the flhB gene encoding flagellar biosynthesis protein FlhB, with protein MKLQLFAEERTEKATPKKRHEVKKKGQVFQSKDLTAAAIILVSILAINAMLPFILVTTENFIKDILTTYIVNSHDLYTVANLQKFFTFILGAVAKIVVPIIILIAATGLLLTYGQVGFVFTGETLGFKLERINPVEGFKRIFSMRGIVELIKALLKTTLIGYMLYSTIRLQINKLPQLLDMSVIDIMNYLMRALVDIGLKSGMLILAISVLDYLYQWWDFERSIKMTKQEIKDEIKEMEGNPQIKSKIREKQRKMALKRMMSEVPKADVVITNPTHYAVALKYDISVASAPVVVAKGVDFLAQRIKEEAQKNHVPIVENRELARNLYNMVDVGDMIPEELYYAVAEVLAFVYSINRDKKVRG; from the coding sequence GTGAAACTTCAATTATTTGCAGAAGAAAGAACGGAAAAGGCCACCCCGAAAAAGAGGCACGAGGTAAAGAAAAAAGGGCAGGTATTTCAAAGTAAAGATTTAACGGCAGCGGCCATAATTCTTGTATCAATACTGGCTATAAATGCCATGTTGCCGTTCATATTGGTGACCACAGAGAATTTTATAAAAGATATACTTACGACATACATAGTCAATAGCCATGACCTGTATACAGTAGCTAACTTACAAAAATTTTTTACCTTCATCCTGGGGGCGGTAGCAAAGATCGTTGTGCCTATAATCATATTGATTGCTGCCACAGGTCTTCTGCTTACCTATGGACAGGTAGGTTTTGTGTTTACAGGTGAGACCCTGGGATTTAAATTGGAGAGGATTAACCCTGTGGAAGGTTTTAAGAGGATTTTTTCTATGAGGGGAATAGTGGAGCTTATTAAGGCTTTGTTGAAGACCACCTTGATAGGTTATATGCTTTACAGTACTATCAGGTTACAGATAAATAAGCTGCCACAGCTCTTAGATATGAGCGTAATAGACATCATGAATTACCTTATGAGAGCATTAGTAGATATAGGTCTAAAATCTGGTATGCTGATTCTAGCCATATCTGTTTTAGATTATCTTTATCAATGGTGGGATTTTGAACGCAGCATCAAGATGACGAAACAGGAAATAAAAGATGAAATAAAGGAAATGGAAGGTAATCCTCAAATAAAATCTAAGATAAGGGAAAAACAGCGCAAAATGGCATTAAAGAGGATGATGAGTGAGGTGCCAAAGGCGGATGTAGTGATAACCAATCCTACCCATTATGCTGTAGCTCTTAAGTACGATATTTCAGTGGCCAGCGCACCTGTAGTGGTAGCAAAAGGTGTGGACTTTTTAGCCCAGAGGATAAAGGAAGAAGCCCAAAAAAATCATGTGCCCATTGTGGAAAACAGAGAACTCGCCAGAAATCTGTACAATATGGTAGATGTGGGCGACATGATACCGGAAGAGCTATACTATGCGGTTGCAGAAGTGCTGGCGTTTGTCTATAGTATAAATAGAGATAAGAAGGTGAGAGGTTGA
- the fliR gene encoding flagellar biosynthetic protein FliR, with the protein MIMPAVLKYVYILVRISGLFVFAPFFSSKIIPVYIKAGLVASLAYIVSQSVPITIEPVDDVVAFSLIIAKEFIVGMALGLVSEMLFDALYVAGEIMDLELGFGIVNVFDPFTQAPRPLMGNFVFYLSLMVYLVINGHHRLIEAVVTSYKFVPVNGMTVSGSMIKKLVEVFGEMFVLGIKISAPVLIAIFLTDVSLALLSRAVPQLNVFINGMPVKILIGFGVVMLMLPMFLVLLDVLFNSIDYNNLQMMRLMR; encoded by the coding sequence ATGATTATGCCTGCGGTCTTAAAGTACGTTTATATCCTGGTTAGAATTTCAGGCCTTTTTGTCTTTGCGCCATTTTTCAGCTCAAAAATTATTCCTGTGTACATAAAAGCGGGACTTGTTGCCTCGCTGGCTTATATTGTAAGCCAGTCAGTTCCTATAACCATTGAACCTGTAGATGATGTTGTGGCATTTTCGCTTATAATTGCTAAGGAATTTATTGTCGGGATGGCACTGGGGCTTGTAAGTGAGATGTTGTTTGATGCCCTCTATGTGGCAGGAGAGATCATGGATCTGGAATTGGGATTTGGTATAGTCAACGTATTTGACCCTTTTACACAGGCTCCCAGGCCGCTGATGGGGAATTTTGTATTTTATTTATCTCTCATGGTTTATCTGGTGATCAATGGCCATCATAGGCTCATAGAGGCTGTAGTGACAAGTTATAAGTTTGTTCCCGTCAACGGGATGACAGTCAGTGGCTCTATGATAAAAAAACTGGTAGAAGTTTTTGGCGAGATGTTTGTACTGGGAATCAAGATAAGTGCCCCTGTTTTGATAGCCATATTTTTAACAGATGTAAGCCTTGCCCTGTTGTCCAGAGCGGTACCTCAATTAAACGTATTTATAAATGGAATGCCTGTAAAGATACTTATAGGTTTTGGGGTGGTAATGCTTATGCTACCTATGTTTCTCGTGTTGCTCGATGTGCTTTTCAATAGCATAGACTATAATAATCTTCAGATGATGAGGCTGATGCGGTGA
- the fliQ gene encoding flagellar biosynthesis protein FliQ: MDQATVIDLARKALYTALLIGGPIMLLSMLVGLIISIFQATTQIQEQSLTFIPKIAIVAIVLLIFGPWMMTVMKNFTEDLLLNIQRYIR, encoded by the coding sequence GTGGATCAAGCTACGGTTATCGATCTAGCCAGAAAAGCATTGTACACGGCCTTGTTAATTGGAGGTCCTATAATGCTATTGTCTATGCTTGTGGGTTTAATTATCAGCATATTTCAGGCCACGACGCAGATACAGGAGCAGAGTTTAACATTTATACCTAAAATCGCTATTGTGGCCATCGTATTGTTGATCTTTGGCCCGTGGATGATGACAGTAATGAAAAATTTTACTGAAGACCTCTTACTCAATATACAGAGGTATATAAGATGA